Proteins from a single region of Runella sp. SP2:
- a CDS encoding OmpA family protein has protein sequence MKTMLLLVGVCVGGAWGSFALPTRYFTKKEEISVTVADTVKPKKTKETVVKSTLDNSKGELKVKDAQIVDSEKQSGLIKVTFAIRDVETNALLTRVKLRTKDSKTGQEFEPKFNSADKNFSINVLPNTVVSIYVTAKGYTEASANINDIKHDRVLGFELQKIKPSVLKIRVLDKATDRPIIGSILNVRTKSNNDVEFMALKDGFTELTYDAEEQLEVEASAKGFTPDTKKITIETALTGKSYELTYRLDKTASPAAPAPPVPTPTPPPAVATTPPPAAPKATAVTNEPPRTSVFTKELPKPPAPSPFSELVKGKVITLNNIYFDQSSPVLRPESAPQLDELVAILQKNPTARIEIRGHTDNAGDFDLNVKLSRERCQAVVEYLKTKGISADRLESRGRGPLDPIAPNTSEENRKKNRRVEFVAL, from the coding sequence ATGAAGACGATGTTGCTTTTAGTGGGGGTGTGTGTAGGAGGAGCATGGGGCTCATTTGCTCTCCCAACCCGTTATTTTACCAAAAAAGAGGAAATTTCGGTGACCGTTGCTGATACGGTCAAACCTAAAAAGACCAAAGAAACGGTCGTGAAATCGACGTTGGATAATAGTAAAGGGGAATTAAAGGTTAAAGATGCCCAGATTGTTGACTCAGAAAAACAGTCGGGATTGATTAAGGTCACCTTTGCGATTCGAGACGTGGAAACAAATGCGCTGCTTACACGGGTTAAATTGAGAACCAAAGATTCAAAAACGGGTCAAGAATTTGAACCCAAATTTAACAGCGCCGATAAAAACTTTTCCATCAATGTCTTGCCCAATACCGTCGTTAGCATATACGTGACGGCCAAAGGATACACCGAGGCTTCGGCCAATATCAACGACATCAAGCACGACCGTGTGTTGGGGTTTGAGCTTCAAAAAATAAAACCATCGGTACTGAAAATTAGGGTGTTAGATAAAGCAACTGACCGCCCCATTATCGGAAGTATTCTCAATGTACGTACCAAAAGCAATAATGACGTTGAGTTTATGGCCCTAAAAGATGGTTTTACTGAACTGACCTACGATGCCGAAGAGCAACTGGAAGTGGAGGCATCGGCCAAAGGATTCACCCCTGATACCAAAAAAATAACGATAGAAACGGCTCTGACTGGTAAATCGTATGAATTAACGTACCGATTGGATAAAACGGCTTCCCCCGCTGCTCCTGCACCACCCGTGCCAACCCCTACGCCACCTCCTGCAGTAGCGACCACGCCGCCCCCTGCTGCTCCAAAGGCTACTGCTGTGACCAATGAACCACCTAGAACGTCGGTGTTTACTAAAGAACTACCCAAACCACCTGCACCATCGCCTTTCAGTGAGCTGGTTAAAGGGAAGGTAATTACGCTAAACAATATTTATTTTGATCAAAGTAGCCCCGTGCTACGTCCCGAGTCGGCACCACAGTTGGATGAACTGGTGGCGATTTTGCAAAAAAATCCAACGGCACGAATCGAGATACGTGGGCACACCGATAATGCTGGTGACTTTGACTTGAACGTCAAACTTTCGCGGGAGCGTTGCCAAGCAGTAGTCGAATACTTAAAAACAAAGGGCATCAGCGCTGACCGCCTCGAAAGCCGAGGCCGAGGGCCACTTGACCCCATTGCCCCCAATACTTCTGAAGAAAACCGCAAGAAAAACCGCCGAGTAGAGTTTGTCGCGCTTTAG
- the ung gene encoding uracil-DNA glycosylase: MDVKIDASWKAHLQSEFEQPYFADLVAFVREEYKTQQVYPPGKLMFNAFDKCPFDQTKVVILGQDPYHGRGQANGLCFSVNDGVTKPPSLINIFKEIQEDLGQPFPASGNLERWAEQGVLLLNSTLTVREASPGSHQGRGWELFTDAVIKCINDKKEGVVFMLWGRYAQDKGKIIDPKRHFVLKAKHPSPMSANSGGWFGTKHFSQANNYLRGRGLEEIIW, translated from the coding sequence ATGGACGTTAAAATTGACGCTTCGTGGAAAGCTCATTTGCAATCGGAGTTTGAGCAGCCGTATTTTGCTGATTTGGTGGCATTTGTACGAGAGGAATACAAAACCCAACAAGTCTATCCGCCTGGAAAACTGATGTTTAATGCTTTTGATAAATGTCCGTTTGACCAAACGAAAGTGGTGATTTTGGGACAAGATCCTTACCACGGGCGCGGACAAGCCAATGGCTTGTGCTTTTCGGTTAATGACGGGGTCACCAAACCGCCATCACTCATTAATATTTTCAAAGAAATCCAAGAAGACCTTGGGCAACCTTTTCCAGCATCGGGTAATTTGGAACGTTGGGCTGAGCAAGGAGTATTGCTGCTCAATTCAACCCTAACTGTACGAGAAGCAAGCCCAGGCTCGCACCAAGGGCGTGGCTGGGAGCTTTTTACGGATGCCGTCATCAAGTGTATCAACGACAAAAAAGAAGGGGTGGTGTTTATGCTTTGGGGGCGATATGCGCAAGATAAAGGAAAGATAATTGACCCCAAACGCCATTTTGTATTGAAGGCTAAACACCCTTCGCCGATGTCGGCCAACAGTGGCGGATGGTTCGGAACCAAACACTTTAGCCAAGCCAATAATTATCTTCGCGGGCGTGGGTTGGAAGAAATTATTTGGTAG
- the recF gene encoding DNA replication/repair protein RecF (All proteins in this family for which functions are known are DNA-binding proteins that assist the filamentation of RecA onto DNA for the initiation of recombination or recombinational repair.), with the protein MPQLYLEKLQLMGFKNYEEGRFEFSRSLNCIVGENGSGKTNLLDAIYWLGLTKSAFQVQDAFSIQHEADFMMVDGVFWKDHKTVQITCSLQRGQRKVILSDKKPYERISDHIGLYPVVLVAPNDTDLVRDGSEERRRFFDGVLSQLDQQYLQDLLQYNKLLAQRNGVLKLFYDRRYVDDDLLDTYDEPLVALANRIFERRQRFLEGFEPLVQHYYSFLGEGRESVTIKYESEVENLDFRELFREHRTRDLNAQRTLMGIHKDDFGFEMDGVALRKFGSQGQQKSFVLALKLAQFDLIAIEKEMKPLLLLDDIFDKLDDRRIQKLIQLVEKDTFGQVFLTDARPERTRALLKDTVAEVRYFVSGTT; encoded by the coding sequence ATGCCACAGCTATACCTAGAAAAACTCCAACTTATGGGATTTAAAAACTACGAGGAGGGACGTTTTGAGTTTAGTCGTTCCCTCAACTGTATCGTGGGGGAAAACGGTAGTGGCAAAACCAATTTGCTCGATGCTATTTATTGGTTGGGGCTGACCAAAAGCGCGTTTCAGGTGCAAGATGCTTTTAGCATTCAGCACGAAGCTGATTTTATGATGGTGGATGGGGTATTCTGGAAAGATCATAAAACTGTCCAAATTACGTGCAGTTTGCAGCGTGGACAACGAAAAGTAATTTTGTCCGACAAAAAGCCGTATGAGCGTATCAGCGACCACATTGGGCTGTACCCTGTGGTGTTGGTAGCGCCAAACGATACGGATTTAGTCCGCGATGGGAGCGAAGAACGACGCCGTTTTTTTGACGGAGTATTGTCGCAGCTTGACCAACAATATCTCCAAGATTTGCTTCAATACAATAAATTATTGGCGCAACGCAACGGCGTTTTGAAGCTATTTTACGACCGCCGCTACGTGGACGATGATTTGCTTGATACGTACGACGAGCCACTTGTTGCGCTCGCTAACCGAATTTTTGAACGCCGTCAGCGCTTTTTGGAAGGTTTTGAACCGTTGGTGCAACACTATTATTCGTTTTTGGGAGAAGGGCGAGAGTCGGTAACGATTAAGTACGAATCAGAAGTCGAAAACCTGGATTTTCGTGAGCTATTTCGGGAACACCGCACCCGCGATTTGAACGCTCAGCGGACACTCATGGGTATCCACAAAGATGATTTTGGGTTTGAAATGGACGGGGTAGCACTACGGAAATTTGGTTCGCAAGGACAGCAAAAGTCGTTTGTGTTGGCCTTAAAATTGGCGCAATTTGATCTTATTGCGATTGAAAAAGAAATGAAGCCGTTGTTGTTGCTCGATGATATTTTTGATAAACTCGACGACCGACGTATCCAAAAACTGATACAATTGGTTGAAAAAGATACTTTTGGTCAAGTATTTTTGACTGATGCCCGTCCCGAACGAACGCGAGCGTTGTTGAAAGATACTGTGGCAGAAGTACGTTATTTTGTGTCAGGAACAACCTAA
- a CDS encoding ABC transporter permease, with protein MKTLGRYFIFLGSLLRNREKFRVYVKLVLDECIEIGINSVFIVAIVATFLGAVTCVQTADNLVSPFVPNYIISLIVRDSSILEFAPTITCIVLSGKVGSHIAGGLGTMRITEQIDALEVMGINSISYLVLPKIVAAIVMFPMLVILSGFLSIFGGYVAGVATGVITPEDYIRGLRFDFRTFNIPFALIKSIFFAFLITSISSFKGFFTQGGALEVGQASTAAVTNSCIAVLIADYLLAQLLLL; from the coding sequence ATGAAAACGTTAGGAAGGTATTTTATTTTTTTAGGGTCTTTGCTACGAAACCGTGAGAAGTTTCGGGTCTATGTAAAGTTGGTACTCGACGAATGTATTGAGATTGGTATCAATTCCGTCTTTATCGTGGCGATTGTGGCGACCTTTTTGGGAGCAGTAACTTGCGTCCAAACGGCCGACAACTTAGTAAGTCCTTTTGTTCCCAATTACATCATTTCGCTCATTGTGCGCGACAGTAGTATTTTGGAATTCGCCCCCACTATTACCTGTATTGTACTTTCAGGAAAAGTAGGTTCTCACATTGCAGGTGGACTGGGTACCATGCGTATTACGGAGCAAATCGACGCCCTTGAAGTAATGGGTATCAACTCCATTTCGTACTTGGTTCTCCCCAAAATCGTAGCGGCCATCGTCATGTTTCCCATGTTGGTCATCCTTTCGGGTTTTCTTTCAATCTTTGGAGGATACGTTGCAGGCGTAGCCACGGGCGTAATTACCCCTGAAGATTATATTCGCGGTTTACGTTTCGATTTCCGTACGTTCAACATCCCTTTTGCCCTCATTAAATCAATCTTTTTTGCCTTTTTGATTACGTCAATCTCTTCCTTCAAAGGCTTTTTTACCCAAGGTGGAGCACTCGAAGTGGGGCAAGCTTCTACCGCAGCCGTGACCAACAGCTGTATTGCCGTTTTGATTGCCGATTATTTGCTCGCCCAACTTTTGCTTTTGTAA
- a CDS encoding cytochrome c — translation MNETKALLQLFSFILLGVFATVCGIFLTVIAIFLNLSNAPISPQSTLYCGTLTYDSSSAVSHLDSTEVKGFYLFEQHCKSCHSYKDEILVGPGLRGIQERRNTKWIIEWVKNSKDKLTKGDLYAVKLYEQYNRAEMPSFEHLSQTDILAVLAFVEAANN, via the coding sequence ATGAATGAAACGAAAGCACTTTTGCAGCTTTTTAGCTTTATTCTCCTAGGAGTTTTTGCCACAGTCTGTGGAATTTTCTTGACTGTAATAGCCATTTTTTTAAATCTATCCAACGCTCCAATCTCTCCTCAATCAACATTATATTGCGGCACCCTCACGTATGATTCTTCTTCAGCAGTCTCTCACCTTGATTCTACCGAAGTAAAAGGATTTTACTTATTTGAACAGCATTGTAAAAGTTGTCATTCTTACAAAGATGAAATTCTAGTAGGCCCTGGTTTAAGAGGAATTCAAGAAAGAAGAAATACCAAATGGATTATTGAATGGGTAAAAAATTCAAAAGATAAATTAACCAAAGGAGACTTGTATGCTGTAAAACTTTATGAACAATACAATCGGGCAGAAATGCCTTCCTTTGAACACCTGTCTCAAACAGATATTTTAGCCGTTCTAGCTTTTGTAGAAGCAGCAAATAATTAA
- a CDS encoding MarR family winged helix-turn-helix transcriptional regulator — translation MTHPSDTRAYFFKIDTTIKKIRNVLQKRFNEAGFDLTVDQWVLIDHVARNEGISQNTLAELTTKDAPTVTRILDLLVKKDLVERRMSEEDRRKFNIYLKPEGQKTFETVLPVVKEIRRQGWGQLSEEDYGHFVRIMDSIYQNFSD, via the coding sequence ATGACTCACCCATCTGATACCCGTGCTTATTTTTTTAAAATCGACACTACCATTAAAAAAATCAGGAACGTCCTGCAAAAGCGTTTTAATGAAGCAGGCTTTGACCTGACCGTGGATCAGTGGGTGCTTATCGACCATGTGGCTCGCAACGAAGGCATCAGCCAAAATACCCTTGCTGAGCTTACCACCAAAGATGCCCCTACCGTTACTCGTATCCTGGATTTACTCGTTAAAAAAGATTTGGTCGAGCGGCGCATGTCGGAAGAAGACCGTCGGAAGTTTAATATTTATTTAAAACCCGAAGGCCAAAAGACCTTTGAAACAGTGTTGCCTGTGGTAAAAGAGATTCGTCGGCAAGGCTGGGGGCAACTCAGCGAGGAAGATTACGGGCATTTTGTTCGGATTATGGACTCAATTTATCAAAATTTCAGCGACTAG
- the pdhA gene encoding pyruvate dehydrogenase (acetyl-transferring) E1 component subunit alpha translates to MATKTKATPAKITHPKERYMYWYESMLLQRKFEEKAGQLYGQQKIRGFCHLYIGQEACSSGSVSALTKDDKWITAYRDHGFPLALGTDPKAVMAELYGKATGTTKGKGGSMHIFDKEHNFIGGHGIVGAQIPLGAGIAFAEKYNKTSNLCMCFFGDGAVRQGALHEAFNMAMTWKLPVIFVVENNGYAMGTSVNRTSNVTDLYTIGEGYDMPSEPVDGMDVEAVHDAVSRAAERARRGDGPTFLEFKTYRYRGHSMSDPQKYRTKEEVEEYKKRDPIEMTKDRILTNGIATEEELAAIDAKIKQIVEESVKFSEESPWPDPSEIFTDMYVEPDYPFIVD, encoded by the coding sequence ATGGCAACCAAAACCAAAGCAACCCCAGCTAAAATAACCCATCCCAAAGAGAGATACATGTATTGGTATGAGTCGATGTTGCTTCAACGTAAGTTTGAAGAAAAAGCAGGACAACTCTATGGGCAACAAAAAATACGTGGTTTTTGTCACCTTTATATTGGTCAGGAAGCCTGCTCTTCAGGAAGTGTCAGTGCCCTTACCAAAGACGACAAGTGGATTACAGCTTACCGCGACCACGGCTTCCCATTAGCGCTAGGAACAGACCCCAAAGCTGTTATGGCCGAGTTGTACGGAAAAGCAACGGGTACCACCAAAGGAAAAGGTGGTTCAATGCACATTTTTGACAAAGAGCATAATTTCATTGGCGGCCATGGTATCGTAGGAGCGCAAATTCCACTAGGTGCTGGTATTGCTTTTGCGGAAAAATACAACAAAACATCAAATCTTTGTATGTGCTTTTTTGGTGACGGAGCCGTTCGCCAAGGTGCACTACACGAAGCATTCAACATGGCAATGACGTGGAAACTCCCCGTGATTTTCGTCGTTGAAAACAACGGATACGCCATGGGTACGTCGGTCAATCGTACTTCTAACGTGACCGATTTATATACCATTGGCGAAGGTTACGATATGCCATCAGAACCCGTGGATGGCATGGATGTAGAAGCCGTACACGATGCTGTTAGCCGTGCTGCTGAGCGCGCTCGCCGTGGCGATGGCCCTACTTTCCTCGAATTCAAAACGTACCGTTACCGTGGTCACTCCATGTCTGACCCTCAAAAATACCGTACCAAAGAGGAGGTAGAAGAGTACAAAAAGCGTGACCCAATCGAAATGACGAAAGACCGTATTTTGACAAATGGCATCGCTACCGAAGAAGAACTTGCGGCGATTGATGCCAAAATCAAGCAAATTGTAGAAGAGTCTGTAAAATTCTCGGAAGAGTCTCCGTGGCCAGATCCATCTGAAATCTTCACGGATATGTACGTAGAACCTGATTATCCGTTTATTGTTGATTAG
- a CDS encoding O-methyltransferase produces the protein MQLRSLFNYFLKAQDEHGLHSPFVFDLYLNTIKKDAQHPSFEAIEAIRQTMLHSQETLKITDYGAGSRVNASSTRQVKDIAQHSKKSARLARLFYRLIQRFEYNSIFDLGTSLGLTTLYMAQANPSAQITTFEGCPETASVAQQNFKTWANRALSTQQPLPIQTVVGNLDEALPKAVEDAQSLDFVFFDANHRYEPTIRYFETCLTKAHNDSLFVFDDIHWSPEMEQAWEYIKAHPSVSATIDLAAVGLVFFRQQQRKQHFVLRWPFWK, from the coding sequence TTGCAATTACGTTCGCTTTTCAACTACTTTTTGAAAGCTCAAGACGAGCACGGACTTCACTCTCCGTTTGTATTTGATTTGTACCTCAATACAATAAAAAAAGACGCCCAACATCCTTCTTTCGAGGCCATTGAAGCCATCCGCCAAACAATGCTTCATAGCCAAGAGACCCTCAAAATCACGGACTACGGCGCAGGTTCTCGGGTCAATGCTTCTTCTACTCGACAAGTAAAAGACATTGCCCAGCATTCCAAAAAATCGGCGCGGTTGGCGCGGTTGTTCTATCGCCTCATTCAGCGTTTTGAGTATAATTCTATTTTTGATTTAGGCACGTCACTTGGGCTGACAACGCTCTACATGGCGCAAGCCAATCCCTCGGCTCAAATTACTACCTTTGAAGGCTGCCCCGAAACGGCAAGCGTTGCCCAGCAAAATTTTAAGACCTGGGCCAACCGTGCGTTATCAACTCAGCAACCGTTACCCATTCAGACGGTAGTAGGAAATTTAGACGAGGCACTTCCCAAAGCCGTTGAAGACGCCCAAAGCCTTGATTTTGTCTTTTTTGACGCCAATCATCGCTACGAACCTACAATAAGATATTTTGAGACGTGCTTAACCAAAGCGCACAACGATAGTCTCTTCGTTTTTGACGATATTCACTGGTCGCCCGAAATGGAACAAGCGTGGGAATACATCAAAGCTCACCCATCCGTTTCAGCCACCATCGACTTAGCCGCCGTGGGTTTAGTTTTTTTTCGGCAACAGCAACGCAAACAGCATTTTGTGCTTCGTTGGCCGTTTTGGAAGTAA
- the apaG gene encoding Co2+/Mg2+ efflux protein ApaG, with the protein MTSAITEGVRVSVLTQYQPEYSSPAQAHFVFTYRITIENHSEHTVQLLRRHWHIFDSNGTIREVEGEGVVGQQPTLEPGEIHEYVSGCNLRTSIGKMVGTYLMERLVDGKQFNVAIPEFTMIAPYRLN; encoded by the coding sequence ATGACATCAGCGATAACAGAAGGTGTGAGAGTTAGCGTTTTGACGCAGTATCAGCCCGAGTATTCGAGCCCAGCGCAAGCTCATTTTGTGTTTACGTATCGCATTACCATCGAAAACCACAGCGAGCATACCGTTCAGCTTCTACGCAGGCATTGGCATATTTTTGATTCCAATGGTACCATTCGGGAAGTAGAAGGGGAAGGCGTAGTGGGTCAACAACCCACGCTCGAACCTGGCGAAATTCACGAATACGTATCGGGCTGCAACCTACGTACTAGCATTGGCAAAATGGTGGGGACTTATCTCATGGAACGCCTTGTGGATGGAAAGCAGTTTAACGTTGCCATTCCCGAATTTACCATGATTGCGCCCTATCGTTTGAATTGA
- the topA gene encoding type I DNA topoisomerase, which translates to MSKNLVIVESPAKAKTIEGYLGKDFTVKSSFGHVRDLPDKDLGVDVKNGFQPLYEVSPDKTKVINELKKLAKSSEEVWLATDDDREGEAISWHLKEALGLSDGTKRIVFREITKTALQKAIQSPRAIDMDLVNAQQARRILDRLVGYELSPVLWRKIKIGNNSALSAGRVQSVAVRLIVEREREVEAHESKSTYKVTARFDLAGGKVLEAELPKNFETEAQARAFLEKCKGATFSIRNLEVKPAKKSPAPPFTTSTLQQEASRKLSFSVAQTMTVAQKLYEAGKISYMRTDSTNLSEEALQKAKDQITTEYGDKYHQQRVFKTKSESAQEAHEAIRPTNFGELKASSDRNEQRLYELIWKRAIASQMSDAQLERTIATIGISTTAEELVAQGEVIKFDGFLKVYLESKDDEEEDTKGMLPPLNIGQVLALNILKATEKFSRPKPRYTEASLVKQLEEMGIGRPSTYAPTLSTIIRREYVVKQDKKGQEREYNELSLRNDQLTETKGKETFGAEKAKLFPTNTGMVVNDFLVDLFPDVVDFSFTANVEKEFDEIAEGKLSWQQMIDGFYQGFHQKIGDVEGSNIVKKNTVRDLGLDPKSGKPVSARIGKFGPYVQIGENIEGEPKPQYANLKKGQLVETISLEEALELFALPREVGFFEDKPMIVGVGKYGPYVKHDDKFYSLDRNDDPYTVGEEACVLAIKLKRGDLANEGEGLGELEGKPMTTGTGRYGPFIKHDDKYYSLPKGASLQRLTREEALEIIQKKREAESNKVIKEFPENTTVKVLRGPYGPYIAVGKRNIKIPKDTDPASLTLEDCLKLAGS; encoded by the coding sequence ATGTCAAAAAACTTAGTAATAGTAGAGTCACCGGCCAAGGCCAAGACCATTGAAGGATACCTCGGGAAAGACTTCACCGTCAAGTCCAGTTTTGGGCACGTACGTGACTTACCCGATAAAGATTTAGGGGTAGATGTCAAGAATGGTTTCCAACCCCTCTACGAAGTATCGCCTGATAAAACCAAAGTTATCAACGAGTTGAAAAAGCTTGCCAAGTCTTCCGAAGAAGTATGGCTCGCTACCGACGACGACCGTGAAGGAGAAGCCATTTCGTGGCACCTCAAAGAAGCATTAGGCTTGTCTGATGGCACCAAGCGGATTGTTTTTAGGGAAATTACCAAAACGGCCCTACAAAAAGCGATTCAAAGTCCACGTGCGATAGACATGGATTTGGTTAACGCCCAACAGGCCCGTCGAATCCTCGACCGCCTTGTAGGCTACGAGCTTTCGCCTGTCTTGTGGCGTAAAATCAAAATCGGCAACAACAGCGCCCTCTCAGCAGGGCGGGTGCAGTCGGTGGCGGTACGCCTCATCGTAGAACGCGAGCGAGAAGTAGAAGCCCACGAGTCGAAATCAACTTACAAAGTAACGGCACGTTTCGATTTGGCAGGGGGAAAAGTATTGGAAGCCGAACTTCCTAAAAACTTTGAAACCGAAGCCCAAGCACGCGCTTTTTTGGAAAAATGCAAGGGCGCGACGTTTAGCATCCGTAACTTGGAAGTTAAACCTGCCAAAAAATCGCCCGCTCCGCCATTTACCACCTCTACTTTGCAACAAGAGGCTTCGCGAAAATTGAGTTTTTCGGTGGCCCAAACCATGACGGTAGCTCAAAAACTCTACGAAGCAGGTAAAATATCCTACATGCGTACGGACTCTACCAACTTATCGGAAGAGGCACTCCAAAAAGCGAAAGACCAAATTACGACCGAATACGGCGACAAATACCACCAACAGCGGGTTTTCAAGACCAAATCGGAATCAGCACAGGAAGCCCACGAAGCCATTCGTCCGACCAATTTTGGAGAACTTAAAGCCAGTAGCGACCGCAACGAGCAGCGTTTATATGAGTTGATTTGGAAACGTGCCATTGCGTCTCAAATGTCTGATGCGCAGTTGGAACGTACAATTGCTACCATTGGCATTTCAACTACTGCGGAAGAACTCGTAGCTCAAGGAGAGGTCATCAAATTTGATGGTTTCTTAAAGGTATATCTGGAATCGAAAGACGACGAAGAAGAAGATACCAAAGGAATGCTTCCTCCGCTCAACATTGGGCAGGTGTTGGCCTTAAATATCCTTAAAGCAACTGAGAAGTTTTCCCGTCCAAAACCACGCTACACGGAAGCGAGTTTGGTGAAGCAACTGGAAGAAATGGGCATTGGGCGACCATCAACCTATGCGCCTACGCTTTCGACCATCATTCGCCGCGAATACGTGGTAAAGCAAGACAAAAAAGGACAAGAACGTGAGTATAATGAGCTTTCTCTGCGCAACGACCAGCTTACCGAAACCAAAGGTAAAGAGACGTTTGGAGCCGAAAAAGCCAAGCTATTCCCCACCAATACGGGGATGGTGGTGAATGACTTTTTGGTGGACTTATTCCCCGATGTCGTTGATTTCTCTTTTACGGCCAATGTCGAAAAAGAATTTGACGAAATTGCCGAAGGTAAACTGTCGTGGCAACAAATGATTGATGGTTTCTACCAAGGTTTTCACCAAAAAATCGGGGATGTAGAAGGTTCAAACATTGTAAAGAAAAACACAGTTCGCGACCTAGGACTTGACCCTAAAAGTGGGAAGCCCGTTTCGGCACGTATTGGCAAATTTGGCCCATACGTTCAGATTGGCGAAAACATCGAAGGTGAACCCAAACCACAATACGCCAACCTCAAAAAAGGGCAGTTGGTAGAAACTATTTCGCTCGAAGAAGCCCTCGAACTCTTTGCGCTGCCACGCGAGGTTGGTTTCTTTGAAGATAAACCAATGATTGTGGGAGTAGGTAAATATGGCCCTTACGTGAAGCATGACGATAAGTTTTATTCACTCGACCGCAATGATGACCCTTATACCGTAGGCGAAGAGGCGTGTGTGCTGGCCATTAAGCTCAAACGCGGCGACCTTGCCAACGAAGGCGAAGGACTCGGCGAGTTGGAAGGAAAGCCAATGACCACAGGCACAGGACGATACGGGCCGTTTATCAAACACGATGACAAATACTATTCGTTGCCTAAAGGCGCTAGTTTACAACGCCTTACCCGCGAAGAAGCCTTGGAAATCATCCAGAAAAAGCGGGAAGCAGAAAGTAATAAAGTCATCAAAGAATTTCCCGAAAACACAACGGTCAAGGTACTCCGTGGCCCTTATGGCCCTTATATTGCCGTTGGAAAACGTAACATCAAAATACCAAAAGATACTGACCCAGCGTCTCTTACGTTGGAAGATTGCCTAAAACTAGCAGGTAGCTAG
- a CDS encoding VF530 family DNA-binding protein, with the protein MNNPQANNPLHGITLEMMLHHLVAHYGWETMAEYVNIRCFQFDPSIKSSLAFLRKTPWARQKVETLYLMSLDEK; encoded by the coding sequence ATGAATAATCCGCAAGCCAATAATCCATTACACGGCATTACCCTCGAAATGATGTTGCATCATTTGGTGGCACATTATGGCTGGGAAACCATGGCCGAATACGTCAACATCCGCTGCTTTCAATTTGACCCAAGCATCAAATCAAGCCTAGCATTCCTTCGTAAAACTCCGTGGGCGAGGCAAAAAGTAGAAACACTCTATTTGATGAGTTTGGACGAAAAGTAA
- a CDS encoding dienelactone hydrolase family protein, which produces MDQRIINLFDEYTHKPLKREDFFQRLTSLTGSTAAAMAVLPLLEVNYANAMTVKRNDERLTTEYVTYPGEETQMKGYLARPAGTGKYPAVVVIHENRGLNPHIEDVARRVALAGFIALAPDALSPFGGTPNGDDEKARSYFGQLDAKKNLSNFIKAFDYLKGRADCTGKTGCVGFCWGGAMTNQLAVNVPSLNAAVAYYGRQADAADVPKIKASLMLHYGGLDERVNAGIPAYEEALKKAGTDYQIFVYEGAQHAFNNDTAPTRYNEAVAKQAWERTIELFNKKLK; this is translated from the coding sequence ATGGATCAACGCATTATTAACCTGTTCGACGAGTACACCCACAAACCCCTCAAGCGCGAAGATTTTTTTCAACGCCTTACTTCACTCACGGGCAGCACCGCCGCTGCCATGGCCGTTTTACCGCTTTTGGAAGTCAATTATGCCAATGCAATGACGGTCAAACGCAACGATGAGCGTCTCACGACTGAGTACGTGACCTACCCAGGTGAGGAAACCCAAATGAAAGGTTACTTAGCTCGCCCAGCAGGAACTGGTAAATACCCTGCGGTGGTAGTCATTCACGAAAACCGTGGACTTAATCCTCACATCGAAGACGTCGCTCGCCGCGTGGCTTTAGCAGGTTTTATTGCCCTTGCTCCCGATGCCCTTTCACCTTTTGGAGGAACACCCAACGGAGACGACGAAAAAGCCCGTTCTTACTTTGGACAACTCGATGCCAAAAAGAACCTCAGCAATTTCATCAAAGCTTTTGATTACTTAAAAGGCCGCGCTGATTGTACGGGTAAAACTGGCTGCGTTGGATTCTGTTGGGGCGGTGCCATGACCAATCAGCTTGCCGTCAATGTGCCCTCGCTCAACGCTGCCGTCGCCTACTACGGACGCCAAGCCGACGCAGCTGACGTTCCGAAAATCAAAGCGTCGTTGATGCTCCATTACGGCGGTCTCGACGAGCGCGTCAATGCGGGTATCCCTGCCTATGAAGAAGCCCTCAAAAAAGCAGGAACTGATTACCAAATTTTTGTGTACGAAGGTGCCCAACACGCTTTCAACAACGACACAGCACCCACTCGCTACAACGAAGCTGTGGCTAAACAAGCTTGGGAACGGACGATTGAGTTGTTTAACAAAAAATTGAAGTAA